The Candidatus Uhrbacteria bacterium genome has a segment encoding these proteins:
- the prfB gene encoding peptide chain release factor 2 encodes MLGDLLARADALRSKIDEAWRILQLDAVKKEMAALEAESNAPDFWSDQDRAKRESQELAELKKEYDSWNNIRMAIMDNQELLGMAIADKDESVSADVEKRLGELEKHYIDLEFTLLFSGNYDEKNAILSIHAGAGGTDAQDWAEMLMRMFFRYAENKGWHVRLLDESRGGEAGIKSATFEITGRYAYGHLKSEHGVHRLVRQSPFNSDALRQTSFALVEVVPEIDESIDIEIDPKDLRIDTFMSGGKGGQSVNTTYSAVRIVHIPTKITVTCQNERSQTQNRETAMKILKSKLLKLKEEELQKEKLKLRGEYQSAEWGSQIRSYVIHPYHMVKDHRTGVETADTDAVLGGDLDRFVEGYLRAQAEGRDLRAELNEEE; translated from the coding sequence ATGTTAGGTGATTTGCTTGCCCGTGCCGACGCACTGCGCTCCAAGATTGACGAGGCTTGGCGCATCTTGCAATTGGATGCCGTAAAGAAAGAAATGGCTGCCCTGGAAGCCGAGAGTAATGCTCCGGATTTTTGGAGCGACCAGGACCGCGCCAAGCGCGAATCCCAAGAGCTTGCTGAGCTCAAAAAGGAATACGATTCTTGGAACAATATCCGGATGGCGATCATGGATAATCAGGAATTGCTCGGCATGGCGATCGCCGATAAGGATGAGTCTGTCTCTGCAGATGTCGAGAAGCGTCTCGGTGAACTTGAGAAGCATTACATCGATCTGGAATTCACCCTGCTTTTCTCTGGTAATTACGACGAGAAAAACGCCATCCTTTCGATCCACGCTGGCGCCGGCGGTACCGATGCTCAGGACTGGGCCGAGATGCTCATGCGCATGTTCTTCCGATACGCCGAGAACAAAGGCTGGCATGTCCGTCTGCTTGATGAATCCCGCGGCGGAGAAGCCGGTATCAAATCGGCTACGTTTGAAATTACCGGTCGCTACGCCTACGGCCACTTGAAGTCGGAGCACGGCGTTCATCGCCTCGTCCGCCAATCGCCCTTTAACTCCGATGCTCTCCGTCAGACCTCTTTCGCGCTTGTCGAAGTCGTTCCGGAAATCGACGAAAGCATTGATATCGAGATTGATCCTAAAGATCTCCGCATCGATACCTTTATGAGCGGCGGCAAAGGCGGTCAGTCGGTAAACACGACCTATTCCGCCGTCCGTATTGTCCATATCCCGACCAAGATCACGGTTACATGCCAGAACGAGCGTTCCCAAACCCAAAATCGCGAAACCGCGATGAAGATCTTGAAGTCCAAGCTCCTGAAACTCAAAGAAGAAGAATTACAGAAAGAAAAACTCAAGCTTCGCGGAGAATATCAAAGCGCTGAGTGGGGGAGCCAGATCCGTTCCTATGTCATTCACCCGTATCATATGGTGAAAGACCATCGCACAGGCGTTGAAACGGCTGATACCGATGCCGTGCTTGGCGGTGATCTCGACCGCTTTGTGGAAGGCTATCTTCGCGCGCAGGCAGAGGGGAGAGATTTGCGTGCGGAATTGAATGAGGAGGAATAA